The genome window GGTATGGCATAAAATTTTAGTTTTAACGAAACAAAGGTACAAAAAAATTATCTAACTATAATCTTCTGTGCCATCCCGCGGCCCAGCATCAACCTAGATCCATTAAGTCCTATTACTACCGGCCCATCCGCGAGGTTTTGTATCATCTCGATCTCGACACCCGGTATGAGTCCGAGGACCGACAACCGACTTCTTAGCTCGCAGCCGGCCTTGACCCCTAAGAGTCGCACCCTTTTGCCATTTTCAACCATTGCAAGCGACATGACGATCTTTCCTCCATTTTTACTTATTCTTATTCGATCAATTCCACTTCTATCGATTCCGCGTCGTCTTTACGAAGGGAGAGGTGGTATCCCTTGACCTTGACGTCCACCGGATCGCCCAGCGGGGCAACGCGTTCGACCTCTACCAGAGAGCCAGGGGTTATTCCCATTGCCGCAATCCGTTTGTTTGTCTCACCACGGCCCCTGATCTTTATGACCCTGCCTTTCTGGCCAGGTTTCAATGCCTTTAGATTGGTATTGGCCATCGATTTTTTACCCCCTTGTTGTATATGTTTTTTTACAGCCTCCAGGGTCGTGGAGATACACTCTTCACAGTTTTCGTGGGAGCGGCCCTGGTCGCAGTAATAGCCAAATCCGGCAAGCCATTTTGTCCCTCCCCTGGGGCATGTCTCAACAAACTCTATAAACTGGCTCAGCCGTTCCAGGATGACCTTTGGGATCGCGTGTTCCATCTGGCAGGCGGTTTTGTCGGCGATCCCATAGTCCACTGCCAAGACGTTTACAAAGAAGTCCCGCAGGACTTCATGGCGTCGTACTATATCCTTTGCGACGGCCTTGCCGCTCTGGGTGAGCGTGACCAGGTCATGTGGGGCATAGTTGATCAGCCCCTTGTCTGCCAGGGCACGAAGTGCACCAGTAACGGATGAGTTGCCGACCTTGAGCCGTCTGGCGATGTCTTTGGGTCTGGCCGCCTGTTTTTCTGTAATGATGTGAAAAATGCCTTCCAGATAGTCTTCAAGGCTTGCGGTCAAGGTGTCTGCGGCGATCATAAATTACCCCATTAAAATTTTCTTTTGCCTGAAAATATACGCTTTGCCGAATATTTTGTCAAAGGATTTTCAACTGGACCCCCTGCAGCTATCCGGTAAGCCCTTTCAGTCCCTTGATCTCGTCCCTTATCCTGGCCGCGCGTTCAAAATCAAGGGCCTTGGCCGCAGCCTTCATCTCTTTTTCAAGGGCCTTTATTCTTGCTTCAAGATTGATCCCGCCGTCGATGCATCCAAAGACCCCATCCTTTGTAAGATCGGTATTTCTCCGTTCATATTCATACATTGAGGATAGAGCGTCCCTTGCCGTTTTGCTTATGGTGAGCGGGGTGATGCCGTGGGTCTTATTGTACTCCATCTGGCGTCTCCGCCTCCTATGCGTTTCTGACATGGCCCTTTTCATGGATTCCGTGACCTTGTCGGCATAGAGGATCACCATGCCTTCACTGTTCCTCGACGCCCTGCCAGCGGTCTGGATTAGCGAGCGTTCGGAGCGTAGAAACCCTTCTTTATCCGCATCGAGCACCGCCACAAGGGAGACCTCTGGGATGTCAAGGCCTTCTCTCAAGAGGTTTATTCCGACAAGCACATCAAAGTCTCCACGCCTTAGACTTTGGATGAGGCGCGCCCTCTCGACAGTCTTTATGTCTGAATGCAGGTACTCGACCCTTACTCCGACCGATGCATAATATTCGGTCAGGTCCTCGGCCATTCGTTTTGTGAGGGTGGTGACGAGCACCCTTTCATTCCGCTCAACCCTCTTCCTGATCTCGTAGAGCAGGTCGTCTACCTGGGTGCTGGCAGGTCTTACTTCCATTATAGGGTCCAGAAGACCGGTGGGTCTTATGATCTGTTCGACGACGTGCAGGCCTGCCTTCCCCAGCTCATAGGGCCCAGGAGTGGCCGAGACATATATGACTTGGCCTATCGCCTTTTCGAATTCATCGAAGCGAAGAGGCCTGTTGTCGAGGGCGGAAGGGAGCCTGAAGCCGAACTCCACCAATGTCTCCTTTCTCGATCTGTCGCCGGCGTACATGCCGCCGATTTGCGGTATGGTTATATGGCTTTCGTCTATAAAGACCAGAAAATCTCTGGGGAAATATTCGATGAGCGTCGGGGGTGGAACACCCGGCGCCCGGCCTGAAAGGTGCCTTGAATAGTTCTCTATCCCGTGGCACCAACCTAGCTCTTGAAGCATCTCGAGGTCCAGATTTGTACGCTGCTCCAGGCGTTGGGCCTCGACGAGTCTGCCCTTGGATTCAAAGAACATGAGCCGTTCTTCAAGCTCGGCCTTTATGCCGAGTATCGCCTGTTTAAGCCCGCCTTCAGTAGTGACATAATGGCTCGACGGGTAGATGACCGTGTCTCTCAAGGCGCCGATGGTCTTGCCTGTGAGGGAATCTATGAGACTTAAGGCCTCGATTTCATCCCCGAAGAGTTCAACCCTTACGGCACGTTCTTCTTCGTGGGCAGGGAATATGTCGATTATGTCGCCCCTTACCCTGAACGTACCCCGGTGAAAGTCCACCTCATTTCGTTCATAGAGCATGGCGACGAGTCTTTCGATGATGTATTCCCGCGGTCGGTTATCGCCTATACGGAGGTATAGCTGCATCTTTTCATATTCCTCAGGGGGGCCGAGGCCGTAGATGCAGGAGACGCTTGCGACTATAATGACGTCCCGCCTGGTAAGGAGCGAGCGTGTGGCGCTGTGCCTGAGCCTGTCTATGAAGTCGTTTATGGCCGAGTCCTTTTCAATATAAGTATCGGATTGTGGGATATAGGCCTCGGGTTGATAGTAATCGTAGTAGCTTACAAAATATTCAACCGCATTTTCCGGGAACATGGCCTTGAATTCACCGAACAATTGGGCAGCCAGGGTCTTGTTTGGGGCGATCACCAGGGCCGGTCTTTGCATCGAGGCGATCACATTCGCCATAGTGAAGGTCTTGCCCGATCCGGTTACGCCAAGGAGCACCTGATGCTTACACCCCCTTTTGAGGCCGTCAACGAGGTGCTTTATGGCCTCAGGTTGGTCTCCGCACGGCTGAAAGGGCGATTGTATTTTAAAAGGACGTATTTTTTCTGGCATTAAAATCCCTTGTAGTCTTTAAAAGATAAGACTACTATTTTAATCTTTTAAGCCAGAAGATGAAACCATAGGGGAAGGTCATGTCTGAAAGAACAAAAAGGGTTCGCGTCAGGTTTGCGCCGAGTCCGACAGGATATCTCCACATAGGGGGTGCAAGAACGGCTATCTACAATTGGATTTTCGCCAGAAAGCACAAGGGGGATTTTATTTTGCGTATAGAAGACACTGACGCCGAGCGTTCGACTGCGGAATCCATCGAGGGCATATTGGACGGGCTTAGGTGGCTCGGGATCGACTGGGATGAGGGTCCGTATTTTCAGTCAGCCAACATAGATGCGCACAAGAAGGCCGCGATGAGGTTGATTGAGCTTGGTCATGCCTACAGGTGTTTCTGTACCAAAGAAGAGCTTGATACAAAGCGCGAGACGGCGAAGGCATTAAAACAACCCTACAAATACGACCGCACATGCAGGGATTTAAGTCCTGCGAAGGCGGCTGAAATGGAGGCAAGGGGTATTCCGTACGTTGTCCGTTTCAAGACGCCCGATTCGGAAGACACTCTTGTTTTCAACGATCTTGTCTATGGCCCGATAGAAAAACACTATGATGATATAGAAGACTTTGTTATCCTGCGTTCTGATGGATCTCCGCTCTATCTTCTTTCAAATGCAGTGGATGACATGAACGACGGGATTACGCATGTCATAAGGGGGCAGGACGGGCTTGCCAATACCCCGAGGCAGATACTCATATACAAGGCCCTTGGTATGCAGCCCCCTGAATTTGCCCACATGCCACTGACCCTTGACCTCAGAAAACAAAAGATCTCAAAACGTACGCACGGCGAGGTGGTGTCAGTGCAGTTTTATAGAGAACATGGCTTTCTTCCCTGGGCGCTTGTAAATTTCCTGGTGCTCCTCGGCTGGCATACACCTGACGACAGGGAGATATTTACAAGAGAGGAGCTTATCGAGGCGTTTTCCCTTGAGGGGGTGAGCAGGGCAAATTCGATATTCAATTACCGTCCAGGCGATCCGAAATTCTTTACTGACCCGAAGGCCATCTCGATAAACGCCCATTATATAAGAACGATGCCCATAGAAGACCTGGCTGGATATGTAAAGGAGGAGCTCAAGGCCACAGGGTGTTTTGATCCCGAATATGATGGACCGAAGAGGCACTGGTTTCTTGAGACGCTGGATCTTATAAGGGCTCGCTATCATACACTGAAAGACTTCGCGACCCTTGGCAGGGCCTATTTTTCCGATGAGTTTAGTGTAGACGAGAAGGCGTTTGCAAAAAATATCCTCAAACATCCTGATCTTAGAGAGTGGCTCCCCGTGCTTGCGGAGAGGCTTTCTGCAATTCCAATCTGGGATCAGGTTGCAACCGAGGCCGCGATAAGGGGATTCATAGATGAGACCGGCGCTAGTTCAGGCGTCATAATAAATGCGGTACGTACGGTTGTAACAGGCCAGTCAGTGGGTCCGGGTCTCTTTGACTGTCTTGTCGCCATTGGGAGGGAGCGGGTTGTAAAACGCCTAAAAAACGCCCCTTTATT of Dissulfurimicrobium hydrothermale contains these proteins:
- a CDS encoding FeoA family protein, with amino-acid sequence MSLAMVENGKRVRLLGVKAGCELRSRLSVLGLIPGVEIEMIQNLADGPVVIGLNGSRLMLGRGMAQKIIVR
- a CDS encoding metal-dependent transcriptional regulator, whose product is MIAADTLTASLEDYLEGIFHIITEKQAARPKDIARRLKVGNSSVTGALRALADKGLINYAPHDLVTLTQSGKAVAKDIVRRHEVLRDFFVNVLAVDYGIADKTACQMEHAIPKVILERLSQFIEFVETCPRGGTKWLAGFGYYCDQGRSHENCEECISTTLEAVKKHIQQGGKKSMANTNLKALKPGQKGRVIKIRGRGETNKRIAAMGITPGSLVEVERVAPLGDPVDVKVKGYHLSLRKDDAESIEVELIE
- the uvrB gene encoding excinuclease ABC subunit UvrB → MPEKIRPFKIQSPFQPCGDQPEAIKHLVDGLKRGCKHQVLLGVTGSGKTFTMANVIASMQRPALVIAPNKTLAAQLFGEFKAMFPENAVEYFVSYYDYYQPEAYIPQSDTYIEKDSAINDFIDRLRHSATRSLLTRRDVIIVASVSCIYGLGPPEEYEKMQLYLRIGDNRPREYIIERLVAMLYERNEVDFHRGTFRVRGDIIDIFPAHEEERAVRVELFGDEIEALSLIDSLTGKTIGALRDTVIYPSSHYVTTEGGLKQAILGIKAELEERLMFFESKGRLVEAQRLEQRTNLDLEMLQELGWCHGIENYSRHLSGRAPGVPPPTLIEYFPRDFLVFIDESHITIPQIGGMYAGDRSRKETLVEFGFRLPSALDNRPLRFDEFEKAIGQVIYVSATPGPYELGKAGLHVVEQIIRPTGLLDPIMEVRPASTQVDDLLYEIRKRVERNERVLVTTLTKRMAEDLTEYYASVGVRVEYLHSDIKTVERARLIQSLRRGDFDVLVGINLLREGLDIPEVSLVAVLDADKEGFLRSERSLIQTAGRASRNSEGMVILYADKVTESMKRAMSETHRRRRRQMEYNKTHGITPLTISKTARDALSSMYEYERRNTDLTKDGVFGCIDGGINLEARIKALEKEMKAAAKALDFERAARIRDEIKGLKGLTG
- the gltX gene encoding glutamate--tRNA ligase is translated as MSERTKRVRVRFAPSPTGYLHIGGARTAIYNWIFARKHKGDFILRIEDTDAERSTAESIEGILDGLRWLGIDWDEGPYFQSANIDAHKKAAMRLIELGHAYRCFCTKEELDTKRETAKALKQPYKYDRTCRDLSPAKAAEMEARGIPYVVRFKTPDSEDTLVFNDLVYGPIEKHYDDIEDFVILRSDGSPLYLLSNAVDDMNDGITHVIRGQDGLANTPRQILIYKALGMQPPEFAHMPLTLDLRKQKISKRTHGEVVSVQFYREHGFLPWALVNFLVLLGWHTPDDREIFTREELIEAFSLEGVSRANSIFNYRPGDPKFFTDPKAISINAHYIRTMPIEDLAGYVKEELKATGCFDPEYDGPKRHWFLETLDLIRARYHTLKDFATLGRAYFSDEFSVDEKAFAKNILKHPDLREWLPVLAERLSAIPIWDQVATEAAIRGFIDETGASSGVIINAVRTVVTGQSVGPGLFDCLVAIGRERVVKRLKNAPLLIDNHLD